In Arachis hypogaea cultivar Tifrunner chromosome 7, arahy.Tifrunner.gnm2.J5K5, whole genome shotgun sequence, the genomic window GCAgttattttcatgtgaagttaatagttgagagtcgttagataataatttagtcaaatatgtcAAATTATCGAACAGTTTTCAACTAATAGCTTCGTATGAAAATAATTGCATGTGAGTTTCTACCTTCATAAATATATATGACTGGTGACCTAGTGAAGTGTTGTATGTATCATTAGAattattctttttaatatttgattcGGTATTCCTAGATTGTGTGAGAGCTGAGCCTGTGATCTACAAGAGGCTGGAGGCCTCACCCGACAATATTGGGATTCTGAAAGCTTATGTTGGGGACAGGCCAACATGGAGGAACCCACAGCATCCGTGGAGGGTGGATTCCAGGTTCAAGCTTACCGGCGTGCCTACGCTGATCCGTTGGGAGAATGATGTGGTGAAAGGTCGCTTGGAGGACCATGAGGCCCACCTTGAAAACAAGATTGAAGCTCTTCTTAGTGACAAATGATTGCTTTATTTAGTTGGTATACCATATGATTTAATAACACCATCAAGTTCACTCTTTATCAACTTGGACTAGTTGCTTTGCTGCTGAACAAAATAATAGATGGTTCTATTGGTGGAAATCTTAGTCAAATTTGATAAACTCGTAGTGAGTGGTTCTTATATAGTGCTTATGGTTATGTTGTTGAATTTGAGCTTCAATGCTATGCTAAATATTGGCTAATAATCCATGAGACTCTTCCTGCTCTGCGTGGAAAATCTTTCTGAATTTGAAACTGCTACATAAGCATAGTCAATAGTTAGTGTTCTGAATTTGTTCATGATGAGCAAGTACAAAAAGGGTGCGACATTGAAGACAGAGATAGAGATAAAGATGAAGACATAAATGATTTTGGCAATAAGTTTTAACATTCGCACTGCCGCTAGAAGTTGTGCTGCCTCTTCCATCGGGAACTCGTTGGAAGTTGAAACAATGTTAGCCACCAATGCTTagcattttgtttttattgtacCCACTTCTCAGTTTTCAACTGCCAAAAGTGTTACTGAATTCAATgtctttgtatttttatataaccCTCCGAAACCGTTTTCAAACGCTCACAACCATAGTTGTCAGAATTGAACTGGTAATAAACTGAACTGGTAATCGAACCGTTTAGATTACTGTTTATTGGTTAATTAGCTTAATCGGCgagtcactggttgaaccggttgactcggttttatataaataaaaaatataaaataataaaaaatttaaaattaaaatttgaaatacatcttcactaatattttaagaataattaagccattctaaaataatatagaatAGAAACAATATAAAATCAGCacctattttataaaaaaaaaaaatcaataatttgtGACCAGTTTGTCGATataatcaaataattataaaaaattttattattttttctctatcataagtattttttatattaaaataactattatttttaaattttaataatttattaattagtttatacctattatattattatatattataagtatttattaaaaaaaataatattaataaatatcatataattatgaaaagaaaaaataagtgaatttataattaaaattaaactaaattaataaaaataaattatttgatgaaatatttttagatgtattataatttatatatatatatatatatatatatatatatatatatatatatatatatatatatgtattaacaaGAAGCATGACAAAATAGTGGCTGTTCATGCATGCAACATTCTTAATTGAGAGGGATTCAAATCTAAGTGGAAACATTTTTGGAATTTAATGCAAAAAAACCGTTCGTACCGGTTCTTTACCCGAGTAGTTtgcttggaccattttcaccgaGTTTGACTGATTCACTCGGATTTCAATAGTTTGTACCGGTTCTTTACCTAAGTGGTTTGATTGGATCATTTTTATCGGATTTGATCGGTTTTTACCGATTCATATAGGTTTTTTACCCG contains:
- the LOC112703064 gene encoding thioredoxin-like protein Clot — translated: MPLKVLEATVSSFDGVFEKFRSETSNNKANLILFLADKDPATSLSWCPDCVRAEPVIYKRLEASPDNIGILKAYVGDRPTWRNPQHPWRVDSRFKLTGVPTLIRWENDVVKGRLEDHEAHLENKIEALLSDK